The Stenotrophomonas rhizophila genome has a window encoding:
- the rpmF gene encoding 50S ribosomal protein L32 yields MAVQKSRVTPSRRGQRRSHDALSAKQLSTDPTTGEVHLRHHITADGFYRGKKVITTKSNSAVEED; encoded by the coding sequence ATGGCTGTGCAGAAATCCCGTGTTACCCCGTCCCGCCGCGGCCAGCGCCGTTCGCATGACGCCCTGAGCGCCAAGCAGCTGTCCACCGACCCGACCACCGGCGAAGTGCATCTGCGTCACCACATCACTGCTGACGGTTTCTACCGCGGCAAGAAGGTGATCACGACCAAGTCGAACTCGGCCGTCGAAGAAGATTGA
- a CDS encoding serine/threonine protein phosphatase, translated as MVEPIVIEGQRAWLKQYGESSRAVALGLLNFVANRFQLDALRPPPHRGGDAARETEARRLAELQAQGVNVPHVIGSGHASLVLGDNGSSFNTCLRQADDAGRDALVSAAMEAIVAAHAKGAYFGQPLPRNLTWDGRAIGFIDFEEDPLEVMDLAQAQARDWLMFGYGVAKYYEHRPEQLQALMAAAMDGEDAPVLAHAHEVSGRLQRLARYSMKMGRSARTLAHAIVIVHGATTLGMLMLVAICFDFFSDGDLDILQLFV; from the coding sequence ATGGTCGAACCCATTGTCATCGAGGGCCAGCGCGCCTGGCTGAAGCAGTACGGTGAAAGCAGCCGCGCGGTCGCGCTGGGCCTGCTCAATTTCGTGGCCAACCGCTTCCAGCTGGACGCGCTGCGCCCACCGCCGCACCGCGGCGGTGACGCCGCCCGGGAAACCGAGGCGCGGCGCCTGGCCGAACTGCAGGCGCAGGGGGTGAACGTGCCGCACGTGATCGGCAGCGGCCATGCCTCGCTGGTGCTGGGCGACAACGGCAGCTCCTTCAACACCTGCCTGCGCCAGGCCGACGATGCCGGCCGCGACGCATTGGTGTCGGCGGCGATGGAGGCCATCGTGGCCGCCCATGCCAAGGGCGCCTATTTCGGCCAGCCACTGCCGCGCAACCTGACCTGGGATGGCCGGGCCATCGGCTTCATCGATTTCGAGGAAGATCCGCTGGAAGTGATGGACCTGGCCCAGGCCCAGGCCCGCGACTGGCTGATGTTCGGCTATGGCGTGGCCAAGTACTACGAACACCGCCCCGAGCAGCTGCAGGCGCTGATGGCGGCAGCCATGGATGGCGAAGACGCCCCGGTGCTGGCGCATGCGCACGAGGTTTCCGGCCGGCTGCAGCGCCTGGCCCGCTACAGCATGAAGATGGGGCGCTCGGCGCGCACGCTGGCGCACGCCATCGTGATCGTGCACGGGGCGACCACGCTGGGCATGTTGATGTTGGTGGCAATCTGTTTTGATTTCTTCAGCGATGGCGACCTGGACATTCTGCAGCTGTTTGTTTGA
- a CDS encoding beta-ketoacyl-ACP synthase III has protein sequence MSKRIYSRIAGTGSYLPEKVLTNQDLEKMVDTSDEWIQTRTGIRERHIAADTETTSDLGYHAAVRALEAAGIDASQLDMIVVGTTTPDLIFPSTACLIQAKLGASGCPAFDVNAACSGFVFALGVADKFIRSGDARHVLVIGAETLTRIVDWNDRTTCVLFGDGAGAVVLKADEDTGILSTHLHSDGSKKELLWNPVGVSAGFGEGEQARGAILMKGNDVFKYAVKALDSVVDETLDANGMTKADLDWLIPHQANLRIIEATAKRLDMSMDQVVVTVDRHGNTSSASVPMALDVAVRSGKVQRGQLLLLEAFGGGFTWGSALLRY, from the coding sequence ATGAGCAAGCGGATCTACTCGAGGATCGCGGGCACTGGTAGTTACTTGCCCGAAAAAGTGTTGACCAACCAGGATCTGGAGAAAATGGTCGACACCAGCGATGAGTGGATCCAGACGCGCACCGGTATCCGCGAGCGGCACATCGCCGCCGACACGGAAACCACCAGCGACCTCGGCTACCACGCCGCGGTACGTGCGCTGGAAGCGGCCGGTATCGACGCTTCCCAGCTGGACATGATCGTGGTGGGAACCACCACCCCCGATCTGATCTTCCCGTCCACCGCGTGCCTGATCCAGGCCAAGCTCGGTGCGAGCGGCTGCCCTGCCTTCGACGTCAACGCCGCCTGTTCGGGCTTCGTGTTCGCGCTGGGCGTGGCCGACAAATTCATTCGTTCCGGTGATGCACGCCACGTGCTGGTCATCGGTGCGGAAACCCTGACCCGTATCGTCGACTGGAACGACCGCACCACCTGCGTGCTGTTCGGCGATGGTGCGGGCGCGGTGGTGCTCAAGGCCGACGAAGACACCGGCATCCTGAGCACCCACCTGCATTCGGATGGCAGCAAGAAAGAGCTGCTGTGGAACCCGGTGGGCGTCTCGGCCGGCTTCGGCGAAGGCGAGCAGGCCCGCGGCGCGATCCTGATGAAGGGCAACGACGTGTTCAAGTACGCCGTCAAGGCGCTGGACTCGGTCGTGGACGAAACCCTCGACGCCAATGGCATGACCAAGGCCGACCTGGACTGGCTGATTCCGCACCAGGCCAACCTGCGCATCATCGAAGCCACCGCCAAGCGGCTGGACATGTCGATGGACCAGGTCGTGGTCACCGTGGACAGGCACGGCAACACCTCCTCCGCTTCGGTGCCGATGGCGCTGGACGTGGCGGTGCGCTCGGGCAAGGTACAGCGCGGCCAGCTGCTGCTGCTGGAAGCCTTCGGCGGCGGCTTCACCTGGGGTTCGGCGCTGCTGCGTTATTAA
- a CDS encoding YceD family protein, with amino-acid sequence MSANVPELLDAWRMVAARRCFDGQVELAEMTRLQGLVADTEGKCTFALEFGHDDILRVSYVDLTIDTALPLICQRSLQRFLLPVSVKQRLGLIRSEDEESSLPEEYEAMLVPEDGSLRPLDLVEDELVLAVPVVPLSPEGEAVDRDWAPTEEEQSKANPFAALAALKKQ; translated from the coding sequence ATGTCCGCGAACGTGCCCGAATTGCTGGATGCCTGGCGGATGGTCGCAGCACGAAGGTGCTTCGACGGTCAGGTAGAACTGGCAGAAATGACCCGCCTGCAAGGCCTTGTTGCCGATACCGAGGGCAAGTGCACGTTTGCGCTTGAATTCGGCCACGACGACATCCTGCGGGTATCCTATGTGGACCTGACCATCGATACCGCGCTGCCGCTGATCTGTCAGCGCAGCCTGCAGCGCTTCCTGCTGCCGGTGTCGGTCAAGCAGCGGCTCGGCCTGATCCGCAGCGAAGACGAAGAGTCGTCGCTGCCGGAAGAGTACGAGGCGATGCTGGTGCCCGAAGACGGCAGCCTGCGTCCGCTGGACCTGGTCGAGGACGAACTGGTCCTGGCCGTGCCGGTGGTGCCGCTGTCGCCCGAGGGTGAAGCGGTGGACCGGGACTGGGCACCGACCGAAGAAGAACAGAGCAAGGCCAATCCGTTCGCGGCATTGGCGGCGCTGAAGAAACAATAG
- the acpP gene encoding acyl carrier protein, with protein MSTIEERVKKIVVEQLGVKEEEVVTTASFVDDLGADSLDTVELVMALEEEFECEIPDEEAEKISTVQAAIDYVKAHVKA; from the coding sequence ATGAGCACCATCGAAGAACGCGTCAAGAAAATCGTCGTCGAACAGCTTGGCGTCAAGGAAGAAGAAGTTGTCACCACCGCATCGTTCGTCGATGACCTGGGTGCCGACTCCCTGGACACCGTTGAACTGGTGATGGCGCTGGAAGAAGAATTCGAGTGCGAGATCCCGGACGAAGAAGCCGAGAAGATCAGCACCGTCCAGGCTGCGATCGACTACGTCAAGGCTCACGTCAAGGCGTGA
- a CDS encoding ArnT family glycosyltransferase, with the protein MQGEQRARTIFLVLWTLITAVKLVVAARLPLFVDEAFYWQEGQHLAAAYSDLPGLTAWLARLGVELGGNHVLALRLPFLAIGAMLPWLVSRIATRWFGAVAGWQAGSLTVLMPLSATLGMLAVPDVPMALAAVLCLDAGARLLRNVDAAAAVKLSLGLVIGALSHYRFIGVIVVGFIALLLLPQGRRTLRDPRVWVALAVGVMAWLPLLAWNADNQDAGLKFQVVERHPWAFQWSGLWFLVIQPMLVTPILCIAMWKVALAGTRSGGGARAQWRYFGLVGAVSTLAIFALGFFTDVERISFHWPLPGYLALLVAVPVVLNGWPRWLRRTGWWLAGAGLALAFSYYLVASSPGLREQLAGDKYYPRNFAGWAPLADEVRKELAGMPPGTRVLAGNFKVGAELGFQLRDPRIEVLRHPLNDKHGRTAQLGLWGLLHDGQRDAPMLLVLSPSDQRYRDLLERYHDICAQVGPLPPPRVVSQDHGYQRFLLFKLPAQRIDGPCVTPAMAWVDAPLQDEKVAERMDVRGWAFKDGVGLSRVALSIDGQPVGDAVYGRARDITAAWKISTDPQHPHVAFDATLDTRQLAPGKHWLGMTLYGNDGSVEQWQEQSFIVPAR; encoded by the coding sequence ATGCAGGGCGAACAACGCGCACGCACAATTTTTTTGGTGTTGTGGACGCTCATCACGGCCGTCAAGCTCGTGGTGGCCGCGCGTCTGCCCTTGTTCGTGGACGAAGCGTTCTATTGGCAGGAAGGCCAGCACCTGGCCGCCGCCTATTCCGATCTGCCCGGGCTGACCGCCTGGCTGGCACGCCTGGGCGTGGAGCTGGGCGGCAACCACGTGCTGGCGCTGCGCCTGCCGTTCCTGGCGATCGGCGCGATGCTGCCGTGGCTGGTCTCACGCATCGCTACCCGCTGGTTTGGCGCGGTGGCGGGCTGGCAGGCAGGCAGCCTGACCGTGTTGATGCCCCTGTCGGCCACGCTGGGCATGCTGGCCGTGCCCGATGTGCCGATGGCGCTGGCGGCGGTGCTGTGCCTGGATGCCGGCGCGCGCCTGCTGCGCAACGTCGATGCGGCGGCGGCGGTGAAGCTGTCGTTGGGGCTGGTGATCGGCGCGCTGAGCCATTACCGCTTCATCGGCGTGATCGTGGTCGGTTTCATTGCCCTGCTGCTGTTGCCGCAAGGGCGGCGCACGCTGCGTGATCCGCGCGTGTGGGTCGCGCTGGCGGTGGGCGTGATGGCCTGGCTGCCGCTGCTGGCGTGGAATGCCGACAACCAGGATGCCGGCCTGAAGTTCCAGGTGGTCGAACGCCACCCGTGGGCATTCCAGTGGAGTGGCCTGTGGTTCCTGGTGATCCAGCCGATGCTGGTCACGCCGATCCTGTGCATCGCGATGTGGAAGGTGGCGCTGGCCGGCACCCGTTCCGGCGGTGGCGCGCGCGCGCAGTGGCGCTACTTCGGCCTGGTGGGGGCGGTTTCCACGCTGGCAATTTTTGCGCTGGGTTTCTTCACCGACGTGGAGCGCATCAGCTTCCATTGGCCGTTGCCTGGCTACCTGGCGCTGCTGGTGGCGGTGCCGGTGGTGCTCAATGGCTGGCCGCGCTGGCTCCGCCGCACCGGCTGGTGGCTGGCCGGCGCAGGGCTGGCACTGGCGTTCTCCTATTACCTGGTGGCCTCCAGTCCGGGCCTTCGCGAGCAGCTGGCCGGCGACAAGTATTACCCGCGCAATTTCGCCGGCTGGGCGCCGTTGGCCGATGAGGTGCGCAAGGAGCTGGCGGGCATGCCGCCGGGCACGCGCGTACTGGCCGGCAACTTCAAGGTAGGGGCCGAGCTGGGCTTCCAGCTGCGCGATCCACGCATCGAAGTGCTGCGCCACCCGCTCAACGACAAGCACGGCCGCACCGCGCAGCTCGGCCTGTGGGGCCTGCTGCACGATGGCCAGCGCGATGCGCCGATGCTGCTGGTGCTGTCGCCCAGTGACCAGCGTTACCGCGACCTGCTGGAGCGCTACCACGACATCTGCGCGCAGGTGGGGCCGTTGCCGCCGCCGCGCGTGGTCAGCCAGGACCATGGCTACCAGCGCTTCCTGCTGTTCAAGCTGCCTGCGCAGCGCATCGATGGCCCCTGCGTGACCCCGGCCATGGCCTGGGTGGATGCGCCCCTGCAGGATGAGAAGGTGGCCGAGCGCATGGACGTGCGCGGGTGGGCGTTCAAGGACGGGGTCGGGCTGTCGCGCGTGGCGCTGTCGATCGATGGCCAGCCGGTAGGCGATGCGGTGTACGGCCGCGCGCGTGACATCACGGCCGCGTGGAAGATCTCCACCGATCCCCAACACCCGCACGTGGCCTTCGATGCCACGCTTGATACCCGCCAGCTCGCGCCGGGCAAGCATTGGCTGGGCATGACGCTGTATGGCAACGATGGCAGCGTGGAGCAGTGGCAGGAACAATCTTTCATCGTTCCGGCCCGCTGA
- a CDS encoding AAA family ATPase, with protein MDTSPRVPAMLPEELRQSLRNAQDQVNGLVLGKAHEVRLAFVALLSGGHLLIEDLPGLGKTTLAHALASSLGLGFQRVQFTSDLLPADVLGVSVYEAASRQFQFHPGPVFTHVLLADEINRAPPRTQSALLEAMAEQQVTLDGVTHPLPDPFFVIATQNPVDLSGTFPLPDSQLDRFLLRLALGYPNPESERELLRGTDRRHLIAQATACLDDNQVRALRDAVSQVHASEALIQYVQALLARSRQHAGVRVGLSPRAGLALLRAAKAHALLLGRTHVVPEDVQTLFIAVAGHRLVPEAEASTGPALARAILQTVPVD; from the coding sequence ATGGATACTTCGCCCCGCGTGCCCGCCATGCTACCCGAAGAACTGCGACAGTCCCTGCGCAACGCGCAGGACCAGGTCAATGGGCTGGTGCTGGGCAAGGCCCATGAAGTCCGCCTGGCATTCGTCGCGCTGCTCTCCGGTGGGCACCTGCTGATCGAGGACCTGCCCGGCCTGGGCAAGACCACGCTGGCCCACGCGCTGGCCTCCAGCCTGGGATTGGGCTTCCAGCGCGTGCAGTTCACCTCGGACCTGCTGCCCGCCGATGTGCTCGGCGTCTCGGTTTACGAGGCCGCCAGTCGCCAGTTCCAGTTCCATCCCGGCCCGGTCTTCACGCATGTGCTGCTGGCCGATGAAATCAACCGCGCGCCGCCACGTACGCAGAGCGCGCTGCTCGAAGCGATGGCCGAGCAGCAGGTGACCCTTGATGGCGTGACCCATCCACTGCCCGATCCCTTCTTCGTGATCGCCACCCAGAACCCGGTAGATCTTTCGGGCACGTTCCCGCTGCCCGATTCGCAGCTGGACCGCTTCCTGCTGCGGCTTGCATTGGGCTATCCCAACCCCGAATCCGAACGCGAGCTGCTGCGCGGCACCGACCGCCGCCACCTGATCGCACAGGCCACCGCCTGCCTGGATGACAACCAGGTGCGTGCCCTGCGCGATGCGGTCAGCCAGGTGCATGCCAGCGAAGCGCTGATCCAATACGTACAGGCACTGCTGGCGCGCAGCCGCCAGCACGCCGGCGTGCGGGTCGGCCTGTCGCCGCGCGCGGGGCTGGCGCTGCTGCGTGCGGCCAAAGCGCATGCCCTGCTGCTGGGCCGCACCCACGTGGTGCCCGAAGACGTGCAGACGCTGTTCATCGCGGTGGCCGGACATCGGCTGGTGCCCGAAGCCGAGGCCAGCACCGGACCGGCGCTGGCCCGCGCCATCCTCCAGACCGTTCCGGTGGACTGA
- a CDS encoding Maf family protein, protein MLPLLLASTSRYRRELLERLGLPLETARPAVDESPAPGEAPRALAVRLARAKAAEVAARHPGRWVIGSDQVADLNGAPLGKPGDVPGAHAQLAAMSGQTVAFHTAICLVRDDQMLAACDLTEVRFRTLGADEIARYVAAEQPLDCAGSFKCEGLGITLFEAIDNRDPTALIGLPLIALGGLLRQAGYTLP, encoded by the coding sequence ATGCTTCCCCTGCTGCTGGCCTCCACCTCCCGTTACCGCCGTGAACTGCTGGAACGGCTGGGCCTGCCGCTGGAGACGGCGCGGCCGGCGGTGGACGAGTCCCCGGCGCCGGGCGAAGCGCCGCGTGCGCTGGCCGTCCGGCTGGCACGGGCCAAGGCCGCCGAGGTGGCCGCCCGCCACCCGGGGCGGTGGGTGATCGGCTCGGACCAGGTCGCGGACCTGAACGGGGCCCCGCTGGGCAAGCCCGGCGATGTGCCCGGGGCGCACGCGCAGCTGGCGGCGATGTCCGGGCAGACGGTGGCCTTCCATACCGCGATCTGCCTGGTCCGCGATGACCAGATGCTGGCGGCCTGCGACCTGACCGAAGTCCGCTTCCGGACACTGGGCGCGGACGAGATAGCCCGCTACGTGGCGGCCGAGCAGCCGCTGGACTGCGCCGGCAGCTTCAAGTGCGAGGGACTGGGCATCACGTTGTTCGAGGCGATCGACAACCGCGACCCGACCGCGTTGATCGGCCTGCCGCTGATCGCCCTCGGCGGGCTGCTGCGGCAGGCTGGCTACACCCTGCCCTGA
- the fabD gene encoding ACP S-malonyltransferase — translation MTDSNLAFVFPGQGSQSLGMLAELAELHPQVREAFTEASDGAGVDLWALSQGGPEEMLNRTEYTQPALLAASIGVWRAWQAVGGAQPAVLAGHSLGEYTALVAAGALSLRDGAHLVRLRGQLMQDAAPTGVGAMAAVLGAEDALVKEVCEQASGSQVVVPANYNSPGQIVIGGDAAAVDRALALLAEKGVRKAVKLAVSVPSHTPLMREAANRLQETMAGLDWRVPALPVVQNVDARVHDGIDAIRTALVQQLYLPVQWTGCVEALAARGVTRVAECGPGKVLSGLIKRIDKGLDARTLSTPADFETARETWAA, via the coding sequence GTGACCGATTCCAATCTCGCTTTCGTGTTCCCCGGCCAGGGCTCGCAGTCGTTGGGCATGCTGGCTGAACTGGCTGAACTGCACCCGCAGGTGCGTGAAGCGTTCACCGAAGCCTCCGATGGCGCCGGCGTGGACCTGTGGGCGCTGTCGCAGGGCGGCCCGGAAGAGATGCTCAACCGCACCGAGTACACCCAGCCGGCCCTGCTGGCCGCCAGCATCGGCGTGTGGCGCGCATGGCAGGCCGTCGGCGGTGCCCAGCCGGCCGTGCTGGCCGGGCACAGCTTGGGCGAGTACACCGCCCTGGTGGCCGCCGGCGCACTGTCGCTGCGTGACGGCGCGCACCTGGTGCGCCTGCGCGGCCAGCTGATGCAGGACGCCGCCCCGACCGGCGTGGGCGCCATGGCCGCCGTGCTCGGCGCCGAAGACGCCCTCGTCAAGGAAGTCTGTGAACAGGCCTCCGGCAGCCAGGTGGTGGTGCCGGCCAACTACAACTCGCCCGGCCAGATCGTCATCGGCGGCGATGCCGCTGCCGTCGACCGCGCCTTGGCGCTGCTGGCCGAAAAGGGCGTGCGCAAGGCCGTGAAGCTGGCCGTCAGCGTGCCCTCGCACACCCCGCTCATGCGCGAAGCCGCCAACCGCCTGCAGGAAACCATGGCTGGCCTGGACTGGCGCGTGCCGGCCTTGCCGGTGGTGCAGAACGTGGATGCCCGCGTGCACGACGGCATCGATGCCATCCGCACCGCCCTGGTCCAGCAGTTGTACCTGCCGGTGCAGTGGACCGGCTGCGTCGAAGCCCTGGCCGCGCGCGGCGTGACCCGCGTGGCCGAATGCGGCCCCGGCAAGGTGCTCAGCGGCTTGATCAAGCGCATCGACAAGGGCCTGGATGCGCGCACACTGTCCACGCCCGCCGACTTCGAGACGGCCCGCGAGACCTGGGCCGCCTGA
- the fabG gene encoding 3-oxoacyl-ACP reductase FabG translates to MSKPLQGEIALVTGASRGIGAAIADALAAQGATVIGTATTESGAAAIGERLAAAGGHGRALNVTDPAALESVLDGIAKEFGAITILVNNAGITRDNLLLRMKDEDWQAILDTNLTSVYRTSKAVIRGMMKARKGRIINIASVIGVTGNAGQANYAAAKAGIIAFSKSLAKEIGSRGITVNVVAPGFIDTDMTKALPEEQRTGLVKSIALERLGEPSDIANAVAFLAGPSASYITGETLHVNGGMYMP, encoded by the coding sequence ATGAGCAAGCCCCTTCAGGGTGAAATCGCACTGGTGACCGGCGCCAGCCGTGGCATCGGCGCGGCGATCGCCGATGCACTGGCCGCGCAGGGCGCGACCGTGATCGGTACCGCCACCACCGAATCCGGTGCTGCCGCCATCGGCGAGCGCCTGGCTGCCGCAGGCGGCCACGGCCGCGCGCTGAACGTGACCGACCCGGCCGCGCTCGAGTCCGTGCTGGACGGCATTGCCAAGGAATTCGGTGCCATCACCATCCTGGTCAACAACGCCGGCATCACCCGCGACAACCTGCTGCTGCGCATGAAGGACGAGGACTGGCAGGCCATCCTCGACACCAACCTGACCAGCGTCTACCGCACTTCCAAGGCCGTCATCCGCGGCATGATGAAGGCGCGCAAGGGCCGCATCATCAACATCGCCTCGGTGATCGGCGTGACCGGCAATGCCGGCCAGGCCAATTACGCCGCGGCCAAGGCCGGCATCATCGCCTTCTCCAAGTCGCTGGCCAAGGAAATCGGCTCGCGCGGCATCACGGTCAACGTGGTGGCCCCAGGCTTCATCGATACCGACATGACCAAGGCGTTGCCGGAAGAACAGCGCACCGGCCTGGTCAAGTCGATCGCCCTGGAACGCCTGGGCGAGCCGTCCGACATCGCCAATGCGGTGGCGTTCCTGGCCGGTCCCTCGGCCAGCTACATCACCGGCGAAACCCTCCATGTGAACGGCGGCATGTACATGCCGTAA
- a CDS encoding aminodeoxychorismate synthase component I yields MFQTRLLPDTTDLLALQRLAPERYPLLMESTASGTAQGRWDLLLMGNGESLALHADGVVRDHDGAVHAGHFLDVLDAHWQTLRLPREETTLPFRGGWALMLDYELAGQIETVLSLPARADGLPSALALRCPAAVLHDRVLGQFHAVCETDHAAQLDTLLQDLAATATLPPLPQWQPPAQMEEDAPTRFTDGVGRVIEYLRAGDVFQVNLSRRWVAHFDEALSPQALYAQLRVANPAPFAGLFIAQGRAVVSSSPERLVSVHGDDVQTRPIAGTRPRFAGDDDAERIRELVGHPKERAEHVMLIDLERNDLGRICTAGSVEVDELMSVESYAHVHHIVSNVRGRLRPGVSPGQVIAATFPGGTITGCPKVRCMEIIAELEQTARGAYTGAFGWLNRDGDLDLNILIRTAEVAGTHAAFRTGAGIVVDSDPAKELDETRAKARGLMRALGRQE; encoded by the coding sequence ATGTTCCAGACCCGCCTGCTGCCCGACACCACCGACCTGCTTGCGCTGCAGCGGCTGGCGCCGGAGCGTTACCCGCTGCTGATGGAATCCACCGCCTCGGGTACCGCGCAGGGCCGCTGGGACCTGCTGCTGATGGGCAACGGTGAATCGCTGGCGTTGCATGCCGATGGGGTGGTGCGCGACCACGACGGTGCTGTGCATGCAGGTCATTTCCTGGACGTGCTTGACGCGCATTGGCAAACGCTGCGATTGCCGCGCGAAGAAACCACCCTCCCGTTCCGGGGCGGCTGGGCACTGATGCTCGACTACGAACTGGCCGGCCAGATCGAAACCGTGCTCAGCCTGCCGGCGCGCGCCGACGGCCTGCCCAGTGCGCTGGCCTTGCGCTGTCCGGCCGCCGTGCTGCACGACCGCGTGCTCGGCCAGTTCCACGCCGTGTGCGAAACCGACCACGCCGCCCAGCTCGACACGCTGCTGCAGGACCTGGCGGCCACCGCCACGCTGCCGCCGCTGCCGCAGTGGCAGCCACCGGCGCAGATGGAAGAGGACGCACCCACGCGCTTCACCGACGGCGTGGGCAGGGTCATCGAGTACCTGCGCGCCGGTGATGTGTTCCAGGTAAACCTGTCGCGGCGCTGGGTCGCGCATTTCGATGAGGCGCTGTCACCGCAGGCGCTGTACGCGCAGCTGCGCGTGGCCAACCCGGCGCCGTTCGCCGGCCTGTTCATCGCGCAGGGCAGGGCAGTGGTGAGCTCCTCGCCGGAGCGCCTGGTCTCGGTGCATGGCGATGACGTGCAGACCCGCCCGATTGCCGGCACGCGCCCGCGCTTCGCCGGCGACGACGATGCCGAACGCATCCGCGAACTGGTCGGCCACCCCAAGGAGCGCGCCGAACACGTGATGCTGATCGACCTGGAGCGTAACGACCTGGGCCGCATCTGCACCGCTGGCAGCGTGGAAGTGGATGAGCTGATGAGCGTGGAAAGCTACGCGCACGTGCACCACATCGTGAGCAACGTGCGCGGCCGCCTGCGACCGGGCGTGAGCCCCGGCCAGGTGATTGCCGCCACCTTCCCCGGCGGCACCATCACCGGCTGCCCGAAGGTGCGCTGCATGGAGATCATCGCTGAGCTCGAACAGACCGCGCGCGGCGCCTACACCGGCGCGTTCGGCTGGCTGAACCGCGATGGCGACCTGGACCTGAACATCCTTATCCGCACTGCCGAAGTAGCCGGCACCCACGCCGCCTTCCGCACCGGCGCCGGCATCGTGGTCGATTCGGATCCGGCAAAGGAGCTGGACGAAACCCGCGCCAAGGCCCGCGGCCTGATGCGCGCGCTCGGCCGCCAGGAATGA
- the fabF gene encoding beta-ketoacyl-ACP synthase II: MKRRVVVTGMGMVSPLGNDLATSWKGITEGRSGIGPLTNVSQAYLDRFTTKIAGEVRDFDITADNEQFGKFRVSGKDAKKMDPFIHYGLGAAFMALNDSGLEITDGNAERIGAIVGAGIGGLLGIEEQTIEFHEGKKISPFYVPKTIINMLPGQLSIITGLKGPSFSAVSACATSNHSIGTAMRMIQYGDADVMVVGGAERGSSPTALGGFCAMKAMSTRNDAPAEASRPWDKERDGFVLGDGAGILILEEYEHAKARGARIYAELAGFGASSDAYHMTAPSENGEGAARCMTMALKDAGVTPDQVGYLNAHGTSTPLGDLGETMAMKTAFGDHAYKMMVSSTKSMTGHLLGAAGGVEAIFSVLALRDNIIPPTINLHEAGEGCDLDYVPNTAREAKVDVVMSNGFGFGGTNGTLVFKRV; encoded by the coding sequence ATGAAGCGTCGCGTCGTCGTTACCGGCATGGGCATGGTCTCGCCGTTGGGCAATGATCTGGCCACCAGTTGGAAGGGCATCACCGAAGGCCGTTCCGGCATCGGCCCGCTGACCAACGTTTCGCAGGCTTACCTGGACCGTTTCACCACCAAGATTGCAGGTGAGGTCAGGGACTTCGACATCACCGCCGACAACGAACAGTTCGGCAAGTTCCGGGTCAGTGGCAAGGATGCCAAGAAGATGGACCCGTTCATCCATTACGGCCTCGGTGCCGCCTTCATGGCCTTGAACGATTCGGGCCTGGAGATCACCGACGGCAATGCCGAACGCATCGGCGCCATCGTCGGTGCGGGCATCGGCGGCCTGCTGGGCATCGAGGAACAGACCATCGAGTTCCACGAGGGCAAGAAGATCTCGCCCTTCTACGTGCCCAAGACCATCATCAACATGCTGCCCGGGCAGCTGAGCATCATCACCGGTTTGAAGGGCCCGTCGTTCTCGGCGGTGTCGGCCTGCGCCACCTCGAATCATTCCATCGGCACCGCCATGCGCATGATCCAGTACGGCGATGCGGACGTGATGGTGGTGGGCGGCGCCGAGCGCGGCTCCTCGCCGACCGCGCTGGGCGGCTTCTGCGCCATGAAGGCGATGAGCACCCGCAACGACGCCCCGGCCGAAGCATCGCGCCCGTGGGACAAGGAACGCGACGGCTTCGTGCTCGGCGACGGCGCCGGCATCCTGATCCTGGAAGAGTACGAACACGCCAAGGCGCGTGGCGCGCGCATCTATGCCGAGCTGGCCGGTTTCGGCGCCAGCTCCGATGCGTACCACATGACCGCCCCGAGCGAGAACGGCGAAGGCGCCGCACGCTGCATGACCATGGCCCTCAAGGATGCTGGCGTTACCCCGGACCAGGTGGGCTACCTCAACGCGCACGGCACCTCCACGCCGCTGGGCGACCTGGGCGAAACCATGGCCATGAAGACCGCCTTCGGCGACCACGCCTACAAGATGATGGTCAGCTCCACCAAGTCGATGACCGGCCACCTGCTCGGCGCCGCCGGCGGCGTGGAAGCCATCTTCTCGGTGCTGGCGCTGCGCGACAACATCATTCCGCCCACCATCAACCTGCACGAAGCGGGCGAGGGCTGCGACCTGGATTACGTGCCCAATACCGCACGCGAGGCCAAGGTGGATGTGGTGATGTCCAACGGCTTCGGCTTTGGCGGCACCAACGGCACGCTGGTGTTCAAGCGCGTCTGA